Proteins encoded within one genomic window of Bos mutus isolate GX-2022 chromosome 9, NWIPB_WYAK_1.1, whole genome shotgun sequence:
- the OLIG3 gene encoding oligodendrocyte transcription factor 3 produces MNSDSSSVSSRASSPDMDEMYLRDHHHRHHHHQESRLNSVSSTQGDIVQKMPGESLSRAGAKAAGESSKYKIKKQLSEQDLQQLRLKINGRERKRMHDLNLAMDGLREVMPYAHGPSVRKLSKIATLLLARNYILMLTSSLEEMKRLVGEIYGGHHSAFHCGTVGHSAGHPAHAANAVHPVHPILGGALSSGNASSPLSAASLPAIGTIRPPHSLLKAPSTPPALQLGSGFQHWAGLPCPCTICQMPPPPHLSALSTANMARLSAESKDLLK; encoded by the coding sequence ATGAATTCTGATTCAAGCTCTGTCTCCAGCAGAGCTTCATCTCCGGACATGGATGAGATGTATCTGAGGgaccaccaccaccgccatcaccaccaccaggagAGCCGCCTCAACTCGGTCTCGTCCACGCAGGGCGACATAGTGCAGAAGATGCCAGGGGAAAGCCTCTCGCGGGCCGGCGCCAAGGCCGCGGGCGAGAGCAGCAAGTACAAAATCAAGAAGCAGCTGTCGGAGCAGGACCTCCAGCAGTTGAGACTGAAGATCAACGGACGCGAGCGCAAGCGGATGCACGACCTGAACCTAGCCATGGACGGGCTGCGCGAGGTCATGCCATACGCACACGGGCCCTCGGTGCGCAAACTCTCCAAGATCGCCACTCTCCTACTGGCCAGAAACTACATCCTCATGCTCACCAGCTCCTTGGAGGAGATGAAGAGGTTGGTTGGTGAGATCTATGGGGGCCACCACTCGGCCTTCCACTGCGGGACCGTGGGCCACTCGGCCGGCCACCCAGCGCACGCCGCCAACGCCGTGCACCCTGTGCATCCCATCCTGGGCGGCGCGCTCTCCTCTGGCAACGCCTCGTCCCCTCTGTCCGCTGCCTCGCTGCCCGCCATCGGCACCATCCggcctccccactccctgctcaAGGCGCCGTCCACGCCTCCCGCGCTGCAGCTGGGCAGCGGCTTCCAGCACTGGGCCGGGCTGCCCTGCCCCTGCACCATCTGCCAGatgccgccgccgccgcaccTGTCCGCTCTGTCCACCGCCAACATGGCCAGGCTGTCTGCCGAGTCCAAGGACTTGCTCAAGTGA